AAGGAGCAGGTGCGCGAGTTTCGGGGGCATGCCGAGGCGTTCGAGGGCGTGGCCCAGGGCGACGAGTTCGATGGTGCCGAGGAGCACGGCGAGCAGGAGCACGATGGCGTTGGCCTTGAGGACGATGATGAGGCCGTCTTGCAGGCCTTCGCGGGTGGCCCCGGCTGGGCCAATGTGGAAGAGCGCCTCGCCGGGGGTGAAGAATAGCAATGCGGCGAGCAGCAGTGCGAGGACGGCGTTGAGGGGAACCAGGCGCTGCAACAGGGCGGCCGGGGGAATCCTGGCAACGAGGGCGCCCGCGATTCCGAGCAGGAGCCCGAAGAGCAACACGGGCCAGGCGCCGGCCAAGGCCAGCACGGCGCTGAAGGCGACGGCGGCGAGGACGCGCGACCGGGGGTCGAGGCGGTGAAGCGGGGTATCACCATCGCTGTATACGATAATCTCCATTCAGCCGCCCCGCCGAGAAAACCGGCCGCGCACCAGGGCGAGAAGCCCGGCGACGCCGAAGAGATAGCCGATGCCGCCCACGATATCGCGGAAGCGCGTGGTGCGCTCATATTGAAACAACTGCTCACGGAGGGGGGCAAGCTGCCTCGCGACGGCCTGATCGATGCGCGCCTCGATGGCGGCGAAATCCGCGCTGGCGTGCTGGTCCGTCTCGGGGGCCGAGGCGGCGGAAACCGGCGCGGGCGACTCGGGCGGCGCGGCGAGCGCGGCCTCGATCTCGCTTTCGGGAACGGTATAGGCGCCGACATGCCCCTCCCCGGCATCGCCGGTGATACGATAGTCGCATACGCGGCTTATGGGCAGGGTGAACCGTCCGGCCTCGTCGGTGACGGTCTCGGCGAGCAGGACGCCCTCGGGATCATGGGCCCGCACGGGCGCTTCGGTGATCCGGGTCCCGTCGGGGTAGCGCATGGTCCCGCGGACGGCGTTGCCGCTGGCGGTGGCGAAGAGTTCGACCGCGTGCCCCCAGGCGATGAGGGGGATGCAGAGCAGTGACAGGGCCATGCAAAAGGCGCGGGGCAGGGTACGAAACTTCATGGGGTGGCTTCCGTGGGGTCATCGGCCGGCCGTGCGAGGGTCCCGGCGAGCAACTCGGGACTGACTTTCTGTAAGAATCCGGCGGCGGACGCGGTGACGAGTCCTTCGAGAATCATGACGGGGATCTGCGCCGCGAGGACGGTGACGGCGACGATGCGGAACGCTTCGCCGGCGGTGCTGAGGATCCCCGCCAGAATGAGGGAGCCGAGGACGATGGCGAGCGCGCCGAGCGCCCCGCAGGCGGCGGGTACAGCGCGCGCGGAAGGTTGAATCCTGAATGCGCGGAACAGGTGATAGACGACGACCGACGGCGTGGCCATGATACAGGTGTTGAGTCCGAGGGTGGTAAGTCCGCCGAATCCGAATAGCACGGCTTGCAGGACGAGGGCCAGAAAGACGGCGGGAAATGCGGCCCAGCCGAGGACGATCCCGAGCAGTGCGGTGAGGGAAAGGTGAATGCTGACCCCGAAAACCGGGATGTGGATCAGGGAGGCGACAAAGAAGCTGGATGACATGACGGCGGCGCGCATTGCGGCGGTCTCGTCCAGCTGGCGGAGGCCGATCGCCACGCCGGCGGATGCGAGTAGCCAGCCGCCTCCGAGCATAACGGGGGATGCTATAACGCCTTCAGCCAGATGCATGACAAACCTCAGCCGCGGTGGGAAACGCGGGAACGTGGAAACTCAGGGGGCGGGATGCGCCTTGGCGCCCCGGGTCGGGGTGTATCATAGCACGTTTGGCAGGGGCGATGCCCACGGGCGCGCCGGGGGGAATTGGATGCGGGGCGGCGCCGGATGGCGGCACGAAAAAAAACGCGCCGAATCACGCTCAAGCTGATGGCCGCCTGTGGCGGCCCGCTTGAACGTGGCACACCGGAGAGCGGCGGGGCGTCTCCGAACACGTCACCCTCAAGCGGATGGCCGCTTGAGGGTGATGCTCGGTATGCTGGCCCCTCGGGCCGATGGCTGGGTTGGGTTGGTTACTGGCGCTCGTATTCGGCGAGGCGCTCTTTGAGTTGCGCGAGGAGGTCTTCGCTCTTGCAGAGCTCGACGGCTTTTTTCTGGGTGGCAATCGCGGTATCGCGATCGCCGGAGCGGAACTGGGCTCGGGCCAGGGTGTCGAGGACGTCGGCGTTTTCGCCTCCGGCCAGCGTGTTGGCAAACTCGGCGACGCGTAACATGTACGGCAGGTCCTGATAGGCGAGGCCCTCATCGGCCAGCAGGGTCCAGGCGACCTGGCTGTAGAAGCCGGGATCCTCGAGGCCGCATTCGAGGAGGCGTTTTCCGACCTGGTCCGCGGCGGCCTTGTCGCTTCCGTATCGCGCGCGGACGATGTATTCCTGCGCCCAGATCATGGCGAGTTCGCGGAGTTCCTTCTGGGCGGCTTCTTTTTTCGCACGCTCGCGGGCCTCATCGGCGTTGTATTCGCCGTCGGCGACCTTGGCGAGGATTTCGTCGAGGCCGGCCATGGGGTGGCCCTGCCAGACGAGGGTTCCGCTGCGGTCGACGACAAAGGCGTGCGGGATGCCGCGGACGCCGAAGGGGGTGGCGTAGGCTTCCCAGGTCTTTCGGTCCTGATCGATTGCGACCGTATAGGCCATCTCATCGCCCTTGTCGCCGACGAAGCCCCGGACCTGGTCCTCCGCCTCGTCGGAGATGCCGATGATGCGGACGCCCTTGTCCTTATATTTTGCCTGGAGCTCGGTGAGGTGCGGGATGCTCTGGCGGCAGGGTCCGCACCAGGTGGCCCAGAATTCTACGACGTAGATCTCGCCGCTGTCTTTGAGGTCGGCTTTAACTTCATCGCCCTTGATGACGCTGGAGAGCTTGAGGGCGGGGGCCGGGTCGCCGATTTGGAGGGCGCCGGCGAGGGGGGCCAGCAGGGCGCTGGCCAGCATGAACGCCGCGATGCGCAGTTTCATGGGATCGGTTCCTTTCGGAGTTTTGGGGGTACGGGCAGGTAGTGTACGACACGCCGGGCCGCCACTTCATCCCGCATGCCATGGTTTTATATTCGGCCGAAGGGAGCCCCCGTGTCAAACGCGGGCTTGCAGGTTACGGCTTTTCCGTCTACAATCAGTTGTCCGGACGGGGACGAGGAAGCCCCGCCCGGTCCGTTGTGATCAGCCCCGAGTGCAGGAGGGTCTCCAGATGCGCCAGCCCTGGTCCAAAATGAATGTCGATGGCGCGAATTTCCGGCTTACCGAGCAGGAACTGGACCGCGTGTACGACGAAATGCCGAGCCTTCCGGAGCCGCCCGCGCAATCGGAGGCGTCGGGCGGCGGCGGTGATGGCCCCGCGAGGAGCCAGGCGCAGACGATCGCGCCGGCGGCGGAGGCGGAGCCCGAGCCGGCGGAATGCCCCAACCCGGCGTGTTACGGGGCGTTTCAAAACGCTTCGGAGACGGGCGCGCCGCTGGTGGAAGGCAGCGGCTCGGGCTGCACCGATCGCCGGGTGATGTATGATCCGTCGCGGGCTCCGAATCCGGATCGCCGCAGCAACTGAAGGCAGCCCCGGGCGCCGGCGCCTTGCAGCGGCGGGAGTCCGGTATGTTGAGGAAACCAGCGAGACCATGCCGAGCCGACCCGATGCGTACGAGTTGCACCAGTATTTCGAGCACCACCGGAAGCCCGGGGAGCACCTCTATGCCGTGGTGGACGCGGCGCGGGACTACCGGCTTGCGGTGGCGCCGCGCGATATGCTGGATGAGCCGCTGCGCCCGCTTTTTCAGAACGCCCCGTATTTCATGGAGCGGGTGGGGCCGTACCTGGCTCGGATAAGCTGCTCGGACCGGTATCCGGAGTACATGCGGCTGTGGGCGGAGCGTCTGGGGGATAACGCGGGCATCTTCTTCTTGAGCAGCGCGTGGCCGAAGACGGTGCGTGCGCACTTGCGTAGCATCTTCAAGGTGTATGACGAGAACAAGGCGATGTTCTATTTTCGCTTTTATGATCCGCGGGTTATACGCACGTATCTTCCGACCTGCACGGCGAAGGAATGCCGGGAGTTTTTCGGGCCGATACGCAGCATATTCGTGGAGGGTCCCACGCTGCCGGTGATGCATCACTACCGGGTGGGGCAGGCGGCGATCCACCTGGAGGAGGAGGATGTGCGGGCCATCTCCCATTCGCTGGACGACGCGCGGGAGGAGAGCACCGCATGATCATCCGCCGGGACCAGATCCGCGCCTTTGAGGCGTATATGCGGGCGGCGTTCGAGGATCGTATGGTGGCGCACATGCGCGCGCACTATCCGGAGCGCTATGGGGCGCTGTCGCGGGGCGTGGACGACGAGACGGGCGCGCGGGACCTGGTGCGGCTGGCGGTGGAGAAGGCCACCCGGATCGGGGCGCGCCGCGAAGGGAGCATCCAGCAGCTGCTTGAGATTATGCTGGAGACCCGCCCCGATTTCGACGAGGATATAGAGATGGCATGGGCGCGGGCCATCCTCGACGACGACACGATGGGCGGTGGCACGCGCATCCAATTGGTCCACCAGAAGCTCCGGGCGCGATCGGCCCCAGACACTCCGGACCGGACGGCTGGAGGGAGGAAGGCATGACGGATACGGCTGGAAACGCGGCGGGCGGTGGATCGCCCAGCGGCGACCGGGATCACGGGAGCGCGGCGAATACCTGCTCGGGTCCGGCGGGCAATACGTCGCTGGTGGTGCAGGTGGAGCGCAGCGATGGCCAGCAGCTATCCAAGCCGGCGGATGTGCGAATCGACGGCCCGACGTTTCGCAATGAGAAGACGATAGAGGGGACGGACCGGATCACGTTCAAGCCGATCAACGCGGGCCAGTACAAGGTTTCGGTCAACCCGCACGGGGACGAGGAGGATTTTGACGCGCTTCCCCCCCACCCGCAGGAGGTGGTGGTCCCACAGGGGGAAGAAAAGCTTGCGACGCTGAAGATAGCCCCGCCGCTGCGCGCGTACCTGCACTTCACGTTCACGGATCCCGAGGGCGCGCAGCGGAACTTGCCGAAAGACTTCAAGATCGACCTGGTGTACAACGACGGTTCGCGGGTGAGCGCGGCGCTGAACGAAGACGGTATGGGGGTGTGGGAAGGCAAGATTGGGATCCCGGTGGATCGCCGGAAGACGGATTTCACGGTCCATTTCACTCCGAACGCCGGACAGTTTATTGTGTGCGAGAAATCCGGCGACCCCGCAACGGTGGAGATTGGGGGCCGATCCCGGCTGGCCGATAGCAAGCGGGGGTTCATGCTGCCACCGATCAAGTGGATGCTGAGCAACTCGGACTGGGAAGTAACGAACGCGTCGAACTACGCCGAGAACAAGTTTGCGCAGCTGGATGATCCGAATACGGAGATCGGTACGGAGGCGTCGCCGGTGGAACTGAAGCTGAACCCGCACTGGCAGTTTCACCAGTTTCTGTTCTTCGACCGGAAATTCGGTCCTTCGGACCACCAGGCGCGGATCAGCATACCGCCGGTGCTGCTGGAGGGATTCCGGAAGGCTCCGGGGAACGGGGACGCGCGTGCGGACACGGCGGGAAACTGGACCACGGGCGAGGATCCCAAGGATTTGAAGCAGGCGATCCCCTGGATCCTGCGCAAGGAGGAGGACGGGGTTACGCCACTGCCCGAGCTGAACCAGGACATGGAGCTTCGTTTCGCCACGGGAAGTGATTCGGGCAATTACATTTTTTCAAAATCGGCGACGGAGCGGGAGCTGGTTTCGCTGGCCGGCAATGCGGACGAGCTCCAGCCGGGGCCGGCGCGGCTGGCGTACTACGATCTGCCTCGTTTGTGGCGATCGAAGGCGTATTACACGCGGCAATCGGGCGGCGATCAGGGGAAGTTCTTCTACGATCTGACGGAATCGGACATTTCGGCGGCGGATTCGGCGTCGTCCCCGCTGATCTTCTGTCTGGACGACATTGTGCTGTACCAGGCGGATGGATCGGCGCTGGCTCCGCTGGATCCGCTTGGGGACACGGACAAGGTGGCCATCTTCCACCATACGTTCAGCGATAGCGGGGCCGATTGTTCGGCGCAGGGCGTGTACAAGCCGCTGGCTCCGGCCTCGGTTCCCGAGCCGGCGGAACTTCCGGGCAGCGATGTGGATACGGCGGAGAACTACCTGACGGATTATCCGGACTGGACGCGCCTGGTGATTGCGCAGGGGAACCTTTTTGACGTATTTGACGCGCGGACCCCGGACAACCGCGAAGAGAAGCAGGCGGTCGGGGCGCGCGCGGCGGTGCGCTGGCTGGACGCGATGGCGTCCCTCTCCCCCGCCGGCATCCGGATGTGGGACATGACGGTGGAGGGGCAGGACGCGGATGGCAAGCCGGTTTACAAGGACGCGGCGGACCCGCTGGGCCGCCCACTGCCGAACCGCGCATTCTGCACGGAGAGCTCGTTCACGGAGCGGCGCCCGGGCCCGACAGAGCAGGCGTTTTTCGCTATGCAGCATTTCTGGAGCCAGCGGACGGCGGAGCGCTACACCGCGCCCTACAACGGCAGCGACGAGGAGCACGTGGGGCGATTCGATATCGCGCTGTTGCGCTGCTGCGGGCTGGAAGACGACAAGGAGGTGGCGGTCAACCTCCACTACCTGAAGAGCAGCTACACCTTCGAGGCGACGCCATCGGGATCGCCGCAGCAGTACGCGCACGACGCGTCGGTGAATGTATCCAACCGGTGGAATGGCAACGATGGGCATGTGACGGGCGGGCGGGCGCGCTTCCTTCCCCGGAAGCAGGAAAGCGACGAGGACGCGTCGGAACCGCTGGTGGTGGAGGCGGTTTGGTTCTGCCAGGCGGTTATCGAGCAGCGCGCGCACATTGCGGTGAAGGTGGTCGCCGTGGACCGGGCGTGGCGGAACGGGCGTCTGGGCACGGGAGAATCGGGGCCGGACGGGCATGCGCCGGACGCGCAGGAGGGCTACCCGAACGCGTTCACGACGGCGCACGAGTGCGGTCACGTGGCGGCGCTTCCGGATGAGTACAACGAGCAATGGGACGCGGCGTCGTGCGACCAGCCGAGCCTGAAGAGCAATCTTCCGGGCGACCCGTTCTACCTGGAGGGCGGGGCGCTGATGCACCGCCTGGAAACGCCGCGCAACCGGTACTACTGGCACGCGGCGGAGTGGGTCCGCCGCCGGTTGAAGGACCCGGTGCATTTCAAGGTGTCGTTTACCGACCCGGGCGGGACAACCTACGACAAGTTTTATCTTCCGGAGCATCCGGAGTCGGGCCGCACCTTCGCGTACTGGCCGCTGGCGTCGGATCACAAACCCGCGACCCCACAGCCGGTGTATCCCTCGAACAGCCGGGGCGGCCTGCGCGACCTGTATCTTTATGCGCTGGGCCGGGATCACTACAGCGAGTTCGTGCTGCCGGGCGCGGGTGGCGAGGCCTTCGACGGGATTCTGTTGATTGTGTTGAAGCTGGCGTTCCATTTTCCGGACGACGTTTCGTTCGACGAGCGGTCGGACGCGCTCTCGGCGGCGGTGGAGGCGGCTTCGGCGCTGAATAAGAAATGGTATGCGAGCGGCCAGGCGCCTGTTCCGGGATCCTCGCCCGCGGCGGATCGGACCTTCGAACGGTGTCTTATTCACTTCGCGCCGCGGGTCGTGGTGGAGAATTACGTACACCCGGACCTGAGCGCGGAGGCGGCGCTGGCGCTTGCGGGGGAGACGATTGACAACTTGCGGGTCCATTACCGGGTCCAGGTCTATCCGCACAGCCCGGCGCACACGCGCTGGGACACGAACACAACGGGCGGCGAGCTGGAGACGAGCGTCGAGCTGCTGGAAGACATCCCGCAGGGAGAGCGGGAGAAGGACTATATCCAATCGCTGGTGGAGAAACTGGATGAGTACCACGGGATACCGGAGTTTCACCTGACGGACCGCATCGGGAAAGTGGGCGAGATACGCTTGAAGGCGGAGGGCATCCTCGAAAGCGCGCCGGATGTGACCAGCAGGTGGGACGAGGATACGCGGGTCCCGAATTCTCGCGCGCCTTTGGGAAAATCGGCGATCGAGCAGGCGATCCAGCTGTACCGGAGCACGGGATACACGGACTACGATGGGCGGCTCCAGCGCCTCGCCGCGCTGGACGGGCTTCTGGACGCGTTCCGCGAGACGGCGGATGTGCGGGGCGGCTGGAAGGCTCCCACGAAGGCGAAGGAAATCGACATTGCGCTGTCGACGTACGAGAATACGCCGATGGATGACTTTGCCGCGCGGTTCGCGGCGCTGGACAAGCTGGAGGAGGCCTGCGACGAGTTTATTGTTTCGACGCGGCGCAAGAACTGGCTCCTGAATATGGGGCTCTACGGTATGATCCCGAAGGTGGAAGCGCTGGACAGCCGGGCGCGCGCGGAGAAGGGCGATGTGGCGGTGATGCGTGGCGTGACGAACATGAAGCCGCTTCTCCAGGCGAAGATGGACGAATTGCGTGTGCTGAAGGGCATCCAGAAGCTGAAGGCGCAGGCGCGGGAGGTGGAGGCGGACTTGAAGGCGCAGGAGAGCAGCACGACGCTGCTGGTGGAATACCCGGACCCCGGGCAGCGCACGGCGCATGTGGGCGGGGCGCTGGAATCGTATCTGCCGAGCCTGGCGGGCATTCACAAACTGCCGGCCGACATTACGCGCGAAGATTTGATACCGCTGGTTCGCCAGGTGTTGCCGCGGGAAACCGATGTGCAGCCGCTTGCATGATATGCGCCGCCCCGGACGCGCCTGGTTGCCGCCGGCCTGCGCCATCGCGTGCCTGCTGCTGGCTGGCGGCCTGCGCGCCGCCGGTGAAGAGGAGAACGACATGACGATCGAAGTGCGCCACCCGGATCGGGAAGCCTACGACCAGATCGATCCCGCGATTACGCCATTGGCGCGCGGGCACGCGGTCCCGTCGCGCCCGGCCGCGATGGGGAATGCGTACTACCGGCATCACGGCAACACCCTGCAGAACGGGCGGGTTGATGTGGGCCTGCCCGTCGGGGAATGGGAATTGGCGTGGTCGGCCGAGCTGCATCCCGGCTACGCGCCGCGGGCGGTGCTGGCGTCGGAGGACCGGCTGCTCGTCGAGGGCGAAGTTTGGGAGCTTTTCGACACGGAGGGGGCGCGCGTGGCGGATGGCAAGAATGGGGCGGGGTCGATCACGATGGATCCGGACGGCGCGTCGTTCTACCACATCAGCGAATCGGGATCCGTTATCGAGCGCGACCTCGCGCAGGGCGCGGAAAGAGCCCGGATCCTCCCGTTTCTCGGGCAGGCCTTCGCGCGCCCGCTGATCGCGCGGCTGGAGAACCGGCTGCTGCTCGTTGGGAATGAGCGCCAGCTCGATCCGCAGGGCCGGAAGCGGGCGCGGCGATCGCTGATTGAATGGATCGAACGGCGCGAGCCGGAGCGGCGCACGGGATCGGGCCTGTTGCTCACCGCCGCCAATGCGGGCACGCTTATCCTGCCGTCGCCGGGGCTGCTGGCGGCGTCGGATGGCGAGACCGTGGTGGCGGCCGGGGATGGGCGGCTGTACATCAGCAACGGGCCGGGCGCGTTGGAGGGGGTGTACAGCGGGGACTTCGAAGCGGTTGCGCTCAGCCTGGGGGGCAATGGCTGGGTCTACCTGGCGATCCGCCAGGATGAGGTCCTTCGCCTCTGGTGCATCACGATGAGCGGGCAGATAGCCGCCGAGTATACCTTGCCCGAAACGGCGCGCCGTGTCATTGCGCCGCCGCTTGTCGGCCACGATGGCCGGATCTACCTGGCGGCGCCCGGGCGTCTGATTGCGCTTACCTCCGAAGGGGCGCCGCTGTGGGAATGCCCGGTGAGTGGCTTGCTTATCGGCGCGGCGTGTGCGAACGGCGGGCGCATCGCCATCGTCACGGAATCCGCCGCCGGGATCGTTTCGCCGGACGGGCGACTCGACGTCATCGGGGAAGCGGGCCGGGACCCGTTTTGCACCGGACCGGCCATCACGCCGGAAGGCGAGATCGCGGTGGCCACCCGACGCGCGCTGCGCATTCATCGCCCCGCGCCGTGATCGGGGTCAGGCGATCGTCTCCGTCGTCACGCCCGCGTCGACCACGGTAACGGTTCCGCCCCAGGTGCACATGCAGGTGCTCGAATTGTTGAGCGCGGGCATATTCCCGATCATCACGGTGGAACTGCCTGGCGCCCAGGGCGCCGCGATGACGGGGATGCAGGCTTGCGGGGTCAGGACGCCGAGCGCGGCGGAGGTTGCGGCGGCGACGGTGGGATTCGAGAGCGTAATGCAATTGCCGAAGCCGGAGATATTCACCATGGGGATGTAGTCCATGATGTTCGCGGCGTAGGCATCCTCCATTTGAACACAGTTCGTGGGCAAGACGGTGAGGGAACAGGTGGAGGTTCCCATCGTGCATTTGAGTGTCGCGCCATCGACAACGGGTAGCGCCATGGTTCCAAGTCTCCTCGTTTGACTGCGGCCAGCCTGTGCAGTATACGAAAGGATTTTTGGCTGTGCAAGGGTGTGCACGGGGCGGGGGGGCGCGACGGGCAGGAAGTTTGTTCCGCCTTCCGCAGACGCCCGGACTGTGGGTGGGTTCAGGGTGTATTGGGGTGTTTGCGGCACTTTGGCCGCATAAAGTAGCGCCAGCCCGTTATTGACATGCCGCTATACGATGACGAGTGCGCGCAAGGCTGGGAGCGCACTTCCGTTGCGGCGCGGGATTGCGTCGTCGAGGAATCAAGCCAGCTTCATTCCGCTAAAGCATTACGGGTGATTTAACCAGGGGGCGGACTTTCCGCCCTCGCCGGCTCCCGGCGCCGTGTCGGGCGGGGTCCTGGCGGGGTTTTGGGTGAGATGCGGCTTCCCCCCCACTGATCCCCCACCGCCCCCCACCCCGATTGTTGAGCCGTTCCTCACTATTTCGCCGGTCTCCCCCACGCCAGGGGGCATATGCGGGTTGAGGCGCCCCGCAGGTCGCCCTATTTACCCACATTTTCCCACCCGCAATTGCACGCATTTTATGGTGCATACCGGAATCGAGACTACTATATATAGTGGCTCAATCCGAATTGTGGTGTTTTTTGTCGTGTTTTCGGCGGAATCCTTGTGTTTTTTATGTTGACTTGGTGGGGGAATGGTGGTAGATTGTGGGTACTCAGGGTGAAATCGTGGGAGTACACATGTACTACGGTGAATCACAGACCGCCATCGACGACAAGGGCCGGATTACCGTGCCCGTGCAGTTTCGTCAGGTGATGGAGGTGCACGATCACGACACGTGGTACATGACGCGCGGTTTTGACGGGGCGATCTTCCTGTTTCACAGCCTTCAATGGGAAAAGTTGAAGGACTTGGGCAGCGGCTACAATCCGCTGGACCCGCGGATGCTTGATTTTCGCCGGATGCTTCTTGGAAGCGCGGCGAAGACGAAGCGCGACAAGGCGGGCCGTCTTGCGGTTCCGGCGCTGCTGCGCGAATTCGCGGGGATTGAGAAGGAGGCGGTGCTTATCGGCGTGGAAGACCATCTGGAATTGTGGAGCAAGGAACGTTGGTGTGCGTTCCAGCAGCGCCAGATGGAGAATTACAAGGCAATGGCCGCCGAACTGTTTGGGTCTTCCCAGGCGTCCGGCGACCCAACTCACGGAGCGGAACGGGATGCTGGCCATTAACAAATACGAACAGGGTGCGGTAACGGTGCTTCGGCTTGAGGGCGATATCGACGAAGACGGGATGAATTCGCTTCGTCTGAGCCTGATGGATTGCATTCAGGCGCAGCGCTGCAATGTGGTGGTGAATCTTTCCGAGGTGAAGTTCGTGAGCTACATGGGCGTTGGCGTGCTTGTGGAACGGCTCCGGCAGCTCCGCACGGGCAGCGGCGATCTGAAGCTGACCGGCGTGAACCTTTATACGGAGCGGCTGTTCCGGATGATCGGCGTG
This is a stretch of genomic DNA from Candidatus Hydrogenedentota bacterium. It encodes these proteins:
- the cbiQ gene encoding cobalt ECF transporter T component CbiQ, encoding MEIIVYSDGDTPLHRLDPRSRVLAAVAFSAVLALAGAWPVLLFGLLLGIAGALVARIPPAALLQRLVPLNAVLALLLAALLFFTPGEALFHIGPAGATREGLQDGLIIVLKANAIVLLLAVLLGTIELVALGHALERLGMPPKLAHLLLFTVRYLGLMLAEYSRLSTAARLRGFAPGPNLHTLRTTGYMAGMMLVRSHARGERIRDAMRLRGYRGSLAFHGDLAFQRSDAWFGLLSATAMLAMLGMVWP
- a CDS encoding carboxypeptidase regulatory-like domain-containing protein, which translates into the protein MKFRTLPRAFCMALSLLCIPLIAWGHAVELFATASGNAVRGTMRYPDGTRITEAPVRAHDPEGVLLAETVTDEAGRFTLPISRVCDYRITGDAGEGHVGAYTVPESEIEAALAAPPESPAPVSAASAPETDQHASADFAAIEARIDQAVARQLAPLREQLFQYERTTRFRDIVGGIGYLFGVAGLLALVRGRFSRRGG
- the cbiM gene encoding cobalt transporter CbiM; translated protein: MHLAEGVIASPVMLGGGWLLASAGVAIGLRQLDETAAMRAAVMSSSFFVASLIHIPVFGVSIHLSLTALLGIVLGWAAFPAVFLALVLQAVLFGFGGLTTLGLNTCIMATPSVVVYHLFRAFRIQPSARAVPAACGALGALAIVLGSLILAGILSTAGEAFRIVAVTVLAAQIPVMILEGLVTASAAGFLQKVSPELLAGTLARPADDPTEATP
- a CDS encoding TlpA family protein disulfide reductase — its product is MKLRIAAFMLASALLAPLAGALQIGDPAPALKLSSVIKGDEVKADLKDSGEIYVVEFWATWCGPCRQSIPHLTELQAKYKDKGVRIIGISDEAEDQVRGFVGDKGDEMAYTVAIDQDRKTWEAYATPFGVRGIPHAFVVDRSGTLVWQGHPMAGLDEILAKVADGEYNADEARERAKKEAAQKELRELAMIWAQEYIVRARYGSDKAAADQVGKRLLECGLEDPGFYSQVAWTLLADEGLAYQDLPYMLRVAEFANTLAGGENADVLDTLARAQFRSGDRDTAIATQKKAVELCKSEDLLAQLKERLAEYERQ
- a CDS encoding DUF4123 domain-containing protein — its product is MPSRPDAYELHQYFEHHRKPGEHLYAVVDAARDYRLAVAPRDMLDEPLRPLFQNAPYFMERVGPYLARISCSDRYPEYMRLWAERLGDNAGIFFLSSAWPKTVRAHLRSIFKVYDENKAMFYFRFYDPRVIRTYLPTCTAKECREFFGPIRSIFVEGPTLPVMHHYRVGQAAIHLEEEDVRAISHSLDDAREESTA
- a CDS encoding PQQ-like beta-propeller repeat protein; the encoded protein is MCSRLHDMRRPGRAWLPPACAIACLLLAGGLRAAGEEENDMTIEVRHPDREAYDQIDPAITPLARGHAVPSRPAAMGNAYYRHHGNTLQNGRVDVGLPVGEWELAWSAELHPGYAPRAVLASEDRLLVEGEVWELFDTEGARVADGKNGAGSITMDPDGASFYHISESGSVIERDLAQGAERARILPFLGQAFARPLIARLENRLLLVGNERQLDPQGRKRARRSLIEWIERREPERRTGSGLLLTAANAGTLILPSPGLLAASDGETVVAAGDGRLYISNGPGALEGVYSGDFEAVALSLGGNGWVYLAIRQDEVLRLWCITMSGQIAAEYTLPETARRVIAPPLVGHDGRIYLAAPGRLIALTSEGAPLWECPVSGLLIGAACANGGRIAIVTESAAGIVSPDGRLDVIGEAGRDPFCTGPAITPEGEIAVATRRALRIHRPAP
- a CDS encoding DUF4280 domain-containing protein — encoded protein: MALPVVDGATLKCTMGTSTCSLTVLPTNCVQMEDAYAANIMDYIPMVNISGFGNCITLSNPTVAAATSAALGVLTPQACIPVIAAPWAPGSSTVMIGNMPALNNSSTCMCTWGGTVTVVDAGVTTETIA
- a CDS encoding division/cell wall cluster transcriptional repressor MraZ — protein: MYYGESQTAIDDKGRITVPVQFRQVMEVHDHDTWYMTRGFDGAIFLFHSLQWEKLKDLGSGYNPLDPRMLDFRRMLLGSAAKTKRDKAGRLAVPALLREFAGIEKEAVLIGVEDHLELWSKERWCAFQQRQMENYKAMAAELFGSSQASGDPTHGAERDAGH
- a CDS encoding STAS domain-containing protein, whose product is MLAINKYEQGAVTVLRLEGDIDEDGMNSLRLSLMDCIQAQRCNVVVNLSEVKFVSYMGVGVLVERLRQLRTGSGDLKLTGVNLYTERLFRMIGVTNVFETFATEAQAIQAFAEAA